One Scomber scombrus chromosome 1, fScoSco1.1, whole genome shotgun sequence DNA segment encodes these proteins:
- the brd7 gene encoding bromodomain-containing protein 7 — MGKKHKKHKSEKHGYEEYGERPLKLVLKVSGNEVTTGSSSRDTFYDEQPADYDKPKDKKKKKKKDKERSFGTPEDDRGKKKMTKKKKGQDAEVEDDREQSRTPVRSELDKLEAEKEQTPLQEALNQLIRQLQRKDPSAFFIFPVTDLIAPGYSSIIKRPMDFSTMKDKVKKECYQSLDELKADFRIMCENAMIYNKPETIYHKAARKLLHSGMKILSQERLESLKQSIEFMSGLDPSAKQPGKTEDQGGTSLDEKKEGPTTSEGSERSQTPSTPRQDKDSKDEAAKAEKELQEIRKVIEESGGKLSNRVLQCDLEFARRKGDGSTTLAILNPADLAAGDVGYCPVKLGMMSNRLQTGVNTLQGFREDKRNRTTPVSYMNYGPFTSYAPTYDSSFANISKDDSDLIYAFYGEESSLQGSDSMTGFLAKSDEYVYKLADNLLDAMTNGEHSKTLKEIQPLQVPTNTREDKDDMEVTEPKTPSCNRLDFLRPGVGLLETEELSAEALHIQQKLDETTKLLRDLQEAQKARLSAKQPPNMICLLAPTAKELDLAEKVTGNLASLTSQVAPCDVSSVYGIRKAMGVALPPEPFIDLTTVQEMSEPMETLSSQDAVAAV, encoded by the exons atggggaagaagcacaaaaaacacaagtccGAAAAACACGGATATGAAG AGTACGGAGAGAGGCCACTGAAGCTGGTACTGAAAGTGTCCGGTAATGAAGTGACGACGGGGAGCTCCAGTCGGGATACTTTTTACGATGAGCAGCCGGCGGACTACGATAAGCccaaagacaagaagaagaaaaagaagaaggacaaAGAGAGGAGCTTTGGGACACCAGAGGATGACAGGGGAAAGAAAAAG atgacaaagaagaagaaaggacaaGATGCAGAAGTAGAGGATGACCGGGAACAGAGCAGAACTCCTGTCCGGTCAGAGCTGGATAAACTGGAAG CCGAGAAAGAGCAAACTCCTCTGCAGGAAGCTTTGAACCAGCTCATCAGACAGCTCCAAAG GAAAGACCCTAGtgcatttttcatatttccGGTGACGGACCTCATTGCTCCCGGCTACTCCTCAATTATCAAGCGTCCTATGGACTTCAGCACAATGAAGgacaaagtaaagaaagagtGCTACCAGTCGTTGGATGAACTTAAG GCTGATTTCAGGATCATGTGTGAAAATGCCATGATTTACAACAAACCTGAGACCATCTACCACAAAGCTGCTCGGAAACTGTTGCACTCTGGGATGAAGATCTTAAGCCAG GAGCGGCTGGAAAGTTTGAAGCAGAGCATAGAGTTCATGTCCGGCCTCGACCCCTCTGCCAAACAGCCTGGGAAGACAGAGGATCAAGGTGGCACCAGCCTGgatgagaaaaaagagggaCCCACAACCTCAGAAGGCAGCGAGCGCTCCCAGACCCCCAGCACCCCCAG ACAGGACAAAGACTCCAAGGACGAAGCGGCAAAGGCAGAGAAAGAGCTTCAGGAAATCCGCAAGGTCATCGAAGAGTCTGGAGGAAAGCTGTCCAACAGAGTGCTGCAGTGTGAT TTGGAGTTTGCGAGGCGGAAGGGTGACGGCTCCACCACTCTGGCTATTCTCAATCCAGCAGATCTTGCAGCAGGAG ATGTGGGTTACTGTCCCGTGAAGCTGGGCATGATGTCCAATAGGCTGCAGACCGGCGTGAACACCCTGCAGGGATTCAGGGAGGACAAAAGGAACAGGACCACTCCAG TGTCCTACATGAACTACGGGCCGTTCACCTCTTACGCACCCACCTACGACTCCAGCTTCGCCAACATCAGCAAAGATGATTCTGACCTCATCTATGCCTTCTATGGAGAAGAGTCCAGCCTGCAGGGCTCAGACAG cATGACAGGGTTCCTGGCCAAATCGGATGAATACGTGTACAAACTGGCAGACAATCTTCTGGATGCGATGACAAATGGAGAGCATTCAAAAACCCTGAAGGAGATTCAGCCA ctgcAGGTGCCAACAAATACACGAGAGGACAAGGATGATATGGAG GTAACTGAACCCAAAACACCCAGCTGCAACAGGCTGGACTTCCTGCGTCCTGGGGTAGGCCTGCTGGAGACTGAGGAGCTGTCTGCAG AGGCTCTGCACATCCAGCAGAAACTGGACGAGACTACAAAGCTCCTACGTGACTTGCAGGAAGCACAGAAGGCGCGTCTGAGTGCCAAGCAGCCACCTAACATGATCTGCTTGCTGGCCCCGACTGCGAAAGAGCTGGACCTAG CTGAGAAGGTAACGGGGAACTTGGCCTCGTTGACAAGCCAAGTGGCCCCATGTGACGTCAGCAGCGTGTACGGCATCAGGAAGGCCATGGGTgtcgctctacctcctgaaccctTCATAGACCTCACAACAG TGCAGGAGATGTCTGAACCAATGGAGACCTTGTCAAGTCAGGATGCGGTTGCAGCTGTATAA